Proteins from a genomic interval of Streptomyces sp. Tu6071:
- a CDS encoding glycoside hydrolase family 2 protein, which produces MSPAPGPGARLVTSAPARGRRRALDGGRLGRTRSARLDVPAAAKARAFTSGFSAGLPELHLLRLITLSTSGGRVLSENTYWRHRSPEAMRALGGLPDARLTVTALGRARKGDREEVRARVGNRGRAVAAMTRLSLREARGGDRVLPTLYSDNYLWLLPGESRTVTAAPAGLTVRAEPFNGSPVSAGA; this is translated from the coding sequence GTGTCCCCGGCACCCGGCCCCGGGGCCCGCCTCGTCACCAGCGCCCCTGCCCGCGGTCGGCGCCGCGCCCTCGACGGCGGGCGGCTCGGCCGCACCCGTTCCGCGCGCCTTGACGTACCGGCCGCGGCCAAGGCGCGCGCCTTCACGAGCGGGTTCAGCGCCGGTCTGCCCGAGCTGCACCTGCTGCGGCTCATCACCCTCAGCACCTCCGGCGGCCGGGTCCTTTCCGAGAACACCTACTGGCGCCACCGCTCGCCGGAGGCGATGCGGGCCCTCGGCGGCCTCCCCGACGCCCGCCTCACCGTCACCGCTCTCGGCCGCGCGCGCAAGGGCGACCGCGAGGAGGTGCGGGCACGCGTCGGCAACCGGGGCCGCGCGGTCGCCGCGATGACCCGCCTGTCGCTGCGCGAGGCGCGGGGCGGGGACCGTGTCCTGCCCACCCTCTACAGCGACAACTACCTGTGGCTCCTGCCGGGCGAGTCGCGCACCGTCACGGCCGCCCCCGCGGGCCTCACCGTCCGCGCCGAGCCGTTCAACGGGAGCCCGGTCAGCGCCGGGGCCTGA
- a CDS encoding PfkB family carbohydrate kinase — translation MSRRLVLLGNVIADLVLDVPALPERGGDVVATGGGLTAGGGFNTLVAARRLGTPALYAGPHGTGPYGDLVRAALDREDVTTVLPAHPGTDTGFTVALVEPGERSFVTRFGVEDLLDAGNTARIAAALRPDDLVILSGYALALPTAGPLLAALAAGLPAETLLTLDPGPLVDTIPDAVLAPVLARTDWLSCNAREAALLTGAHGETALPALRARLRPEAGVLVRADKDGCFLAAPGEEPRHLPGFRVDAVDSNGAGDAHVGAFLALLGRGLPAPEAARAANAAAAYAVARRGPATAPTTAELLAFLGPDPLAERLTATA, via the coding sequence ATGAGCCGCCGCCTCGTCCTGCTCGGCAACGTCATCGCCGACCTCGTCCTCGACGTGCCCGCCCTCCCCGAGCGCGGCGGCGACGTCGTCGCCACCGGAGGCGGCCTCACCGCGGGCGGCGGCTTCAACACCCTCGTCGCCGCCCGCCGCCTCGGCACCCCCGCCCTCTACGCGGGCCCGCACGGCACCGGCCCCTACGGCGACCTCGTCCGCGCGGCGCTCGACCGCGAGGACGTCACGACGGTCCTGCCCGCGCACCCCGGCACGGACACCGGCTTCACCGTCGCGCTCGTCGAGCCCGGCGAGCGCAGCTTCGTGACCCGCTTCGGCGTCGAGGACCTGCTCGACGCCGGGAACACCGCGCGGATCGCCGCCGCCCTGCGCCCCGACGACCTCGTGATCCTCTCCGGCTACGCGCTCGCGCTGCCCACCGCCGGGCCACTCCTCGCCGCCCTCGCGGCGGGGCTCCCGGCCGAGACGCTCCTCACCCTCGATCCGGGGCCGCTCGTGGACACGATCCCGGACGCCGTCCTCGCGCCGGTCCTCGCCCGTACGGACTGGCTCAGCTGCAACGCCCGCGAGGCCGCGCTGCTCACGGGCGCGCACGGCGAGACGGCGCTCCCCGCGCTGCGGGCCCGGCTGCGCCCCGAGGCCGGGGTCCTCGTCCGCGCCGACAAGGACGGCTGTTTCCTCGCCGCCCCCGGCGAGGAGCCCCGCCACCTGCCGGGCTTCCGCGTGGACGCCGTGGACAGCAACGGGGCCGGGGACGCCCACGTCGGCGCCTTCCTCGCCCTCCTCGGCCGCGGCCTGCCCGCCCCCGAGGCGGCCCGCGCCGCCAACGCCGCCGCCGCCTACGCCGTGGCCCGGCGCGGCCCCGCCACCGCCCCCACCACGGCCGAACTCCTCGCCTTCCTCGGCCCCGACCCCCTCGCGGAGCGCCTGACCGCCACCGCGTGA
- a CDS encoding purine-cytosine permease family protein: MNDSKASAQVGTVETRGIEPVPDNERHGHAGQMFWTWFAANISLLGLPLGATLVAFRGLNIWQAMLVALIGSFGSFALVGVLSLAGKRGGAPALTLSRAVFGQRGNTGPTLISWLSRVGWETITTTTAAFALLALLKQVFGVERNDVLVVVCLLVFIACTLLISGLGHATIMWINKWATVAFGLLNLVVIGFLVDSVDWHKVTSAPAGPLSAVIGGIGFIAAGTGIGWANAGADYARYLPRSVPGSRLVTASAFGAGIPLLVLVSLGSLLSAGDSTLATASDPVAAINGMLPSWMAIPYLIAAFGGLLMSNHLSTYSAGLTMITLGVRVPRPLAVGIDVLLMFLGGIYFMLIAGDFYGPFSTFLTLLAVPISAWVGIVLVDSGRGRRYDPEALMDRGRGSRYWYTAGFRLPAVAAWVLAIVVGLLFTEASTSADDVWFAGPFAHTWLGTNGLGWALAIATGALAYALGAPKGPRTPEDPADDEPGERAASRHEVLR; this comes from the coding sequence ATGAACGACTCGAAGGCGAGCGCTCAGGTCGGTACCGTCGAGACGCGCGGCATCGAGCCCGTGCCCGACAACGAGCGGCACGGCCACGCCGGCCAGATGTTCTGGACGTGGTTCGCCGCCAACATCTCCCTCCTCGGGCTCCCGCTCGGGGCGACGCTCGTCGCCTTCCGGGGCCTCAACATCTGGCAGGCGATGCTTGTCGCGCTCATCGGCTCCTTCGGCTCCTTCGCCCTCGTCGGCGTCCTGAGCCTGGCCGGCAAGCGCGGCGGCGCCCCTGCCCTCACGCTCTCGCGCGCCGTCTTCGGCCAGCGCGGCAACACCGGGCCGACGCTCATCAGCTGGCTCAGCCGCGTCGGCTGGGAGACGATCACCACGACGACCGCCGCCTTCGCGCTGCTCGCCCTGCTCAAGCAGGTCTTCGGCGTCGAGCGCAACGACGTCCTCGTCGTGGTCTGCCTCCTCGTCTTCATCGCCTGCACGCTGCTCATCAGCGGCCTCGGGCACGCCACGATCATGTGGATCAACAAGTGGGCGACGGTCGCCTTCGGGCTCCTCAACCTCGTCGTGATCGGCTTCCTCGTGGACAGCGTGGACTGGCACAAGGTGACGAGCGCCCCCGCCGGTCCGCTCTCCGCCGTCATCGGCGGCATCGGCTTCATCGCGGCCGGTACCGGCATCGGCTGGGCCAACGCGGGCGCCGACTACGCCCGTTACCTGCCCCGTTCCGTCCCCGGCTCGCGCCTCGTGACCGCCTCCGCCTTCGGCGCGGGCATCCCGCTGCTCGTCCTCGTCTCGCTCGGCTCGCTGCTCTCGGCCGGTGACTCGACGCTCGCCACCGCCTCCGACCCGGTCGCGGCGATCAACGGGATGCTGCCGTCCTGGATGGCGATCCCCTACCTCATCGCGGCCTTCGGCGGCCTGCTCATGTCGAACCACCTCTCGACGTACTCCGCCGGGCTCACGATGATCACCCTCGGGGTGCGCGTGCCGCGCCCGCTCGCGGTCGGCATCGACGTCCTGCTGATGTTCCTCGGCGGCATCTACTTCATGCTCATCGCCGGTGACTTCTACGGGCCGTTCTCGACCTTCCTCACTCTGCTCGCCGTGCCGATCTCGGCCTGGGTCGGCATCGTGCTCGTCGACTCCGGACGCGGGCGCCGCTACGACCCCGAGGCGCTCATGGACCGGGGCCGGGGCAGCCGCTACTGGTACACGGCTGGTTTCCGGCTCCCCGCCGTCGCCGCCTGGGTCCTCGCCATCGTGGTCGGCCTGCTCTTCACCGAGGCGTCCACGAGCGCCGACGACGTGTGGTTCGCCGGTCCCTTCGCGCACACCTGGCTCGGCACCAACGGCCTCGGCTGGGCGCTCGCCATCGCCACCGGGGCCCTCGCCTACGCGCTCGGCGCCCCGAAGGGCCCGCGCACGCCGGAGGACCCGGCCGACGACGAGCCGGGCGAGCGCGCCGCGAGCCGCCACGAGGTGCTGCGATGA
- a CDS encoding ADP-ribosylglycohydrolase family protein, giving the protein MTPPPTTPALDRALGAYYGLALGDALGMPTQVMSRADVARVYGHVTGFEPARPDNPVSAGMPAGAVTDDTDQAVIVGRLIDEGEGRIDPLRLARALVEWEDGMRAKGSLDLLGPSTKAALEAVQRGVSPAEAGRSGSTNGAAMRVTPVGIAFRAEPLDTFLDHVVESCQVTHDTTVGIAGAAAVAAAVSRGIDGGTLEDAVEAAVTAARAGARRGHWIAGADIATRITWAYDLARNLDEATALDRITDLVGTSVASQESVPAAFAVLALTGGDPWRTALTAANLGGDSDTIAAIAGAIAGSVHGLTALPAEAVRTLREVNALDLEALTARLLRFR; this is encoded by the coding sequence GTGACCCCGCCCCCCACCACCCCCGCCCTCGACCGCGCGCTCGGCGCCTACTACGGGCTCGCGCTCGGCGACGCGCTCGGGATGCCGACGCAGGTCATGTCCCGCGCCGACGTCGCCCGCGTCTACGGCCACGTCACCGGCTTCGAACCGGCCCGCCCGGACAACCCGGTGAGCGCCGGGATGCCCGCCGGGGCGGTGACGGACGACACCGACCAGGCGGTCATCGTCGGCCGGCTCATCGACGAGGGCGAGGGCCGCATCGACCCGCTCCGGCTCGCCCGCGCGCTCGTGGAGTGGGAGGACGGGATGCGGGCGAAGGGTTCGCTCGACCTCCTCGGCCCCTCCACCAAGGCCGCCCTGGAGGCCGTGCAGCGCGGCGTCTCGCCCGCCGAGGCCGGGCGCAGCGGCTCGACCAACGGTGCCGCCATGCGCGTCACCCCCGTCGGCATCGCCTTCCGCGCCGAGCCGCTCGACACCTTCCTCGACCACGTCGTGGAGTCCTGCCAGGTCACGCACGACACGACGGTGGGCATCGCGGGTGCCGCCGCCGTCGCCGCCGCTGTGAGCCGGGGCATCGACGGTGGCACCCTGGAGGACGCGGTCGAGGCCGCCGTCACCGCCGCGCGGGCCGGTGCCCGGCGCGGCCACTGGATCGCGGGCGCCGACATCGCCACCCGGATCACGTGGGCGTACGACCTCGCGCGGAACCTCGACGAGGCCACGGCGCTCGACCGCATCACCGACCTCGTCGGGACGAGCGTGGCGAGCCAGGAGTCCGTCCCGGCCGCCTTCGCCGTCCTCGCCCTCACCGGCGGCGACCCCTGGCGCACCGCGCTGACCGCCGCGAACCTCGGCGGCGACAGCGACACGATCGCCGCCATCGCCGGGGCGATCGCGGGCTCCGTGCACGGGCTCACGGCCCTCCCGGCCGAGGCCGTCCGCACGCTGCGCGAGGTCAACGCCCTCGACCTCGAAGCCCTCACGGCGCGCCTCCTCCGCTTCCGCTGA
- a CDS encoding GntR family transcriptional regulator, translated as MPGQVQKHHRIAEVLAAEIRSGVHGRGSRLPGEHALTKRFGVSRTTLRQALRTLGEEGLIETHAGIGSIVTFDGTPLDHRLGWAHALAGQSRALRTEVLRLETASEPALAAELGCATDRFLALDRVRRFAEDGTAVSLERSRVPAVGAVADIPRTGLRENSLNRTLIALGRVPHSSEGTVSVRGLSAEDATLLGRAPGEPFLHLSQVYRAADASLVERVVSLLDPAHFELHVRSTSGGTP; from the coding sequence ATGCCTGGACAGGTTCAGAAACATCACCGCATCGCCGAAGTGCTCGCCGCCGAGATCCGTTCCGGTGTGCACGGCCGGGGCAGTCGGCTGCCGGGGGAGCACGCGCTCACCAAGCGCTTCGGCGTCAGCCGGACCACCCTGCGGCAGGCGCTGCGCACGCTCGGCGAGGAGGGTCTCATCGAGACCCACGCGGGCATCGGCTCGATCGTCACCTTCGACGGTACGCCGCTCGACCACCGACTCGGCTGGGCGCACGCGCTCGCCGGGCAGTCCCGCGCCCTGCGCACCGAGGTGCTGCGCCTGGAGACGGCGAGCGAGCCCGCGCTGGCCGCGGAACTCGGCTGCGCCACGGACCGCTTCCTCGCCCTGGACCGCGTACGGCGCTTCGCCGAGGACGGCACCGCCGTCTCGCTCGAACGCAGCCGGGTCCCGGCCGTCGGTGCCGTCGCCGACATCCCCCGCACGGGGCTGCGCGAGAACTCGCTCAACCGCACGCTGATCGCCCTCGGCCGCGTCCCGCACTCCAGCGAGGGCACGGTCTCGGTGCGCGGCCTCTCCGCCGAGGACGCGACGCTCCTCGGCCGCGCTCCCGGCGAGCCCTTCCTCCACCTGTCCCAGGTCTACCGGGCCGCCGACGCCTCGCTCGTCGAGCGCGTCGTGAGCCTCCTCGACCCGGCCCACTTCGAACTGCACGTCCGCTCCACCTCCGGAGGCACTCCGTGA
- a CDS encoding NAD(P)(+) transhydrogenase (Re/Si-specific) subunit beta: MTVATAAQGAYIVAALLFVLALAGLSKHETARAGNGFGMAGMALALLATVALAADRDIEASGTGLLVVAAVLGALFGLRRARAVEMTAMPELIALLHSFVGLAAVLVGWNGHLQVEAHPGGAEARALSELGTLGIHHAEVLIGVSVGAVTVTGSLVAFLKLSARIASAPLSLPGKNAYNLGSLLVLLGLIAWYVAAPHLALLIAATALALLLGWHLVASIGGGDMPVVVSMLNSYSGWAAAASGFLLENDLLIITGALVGSSGAYLSYVMCKAMNRSFLSVIAGGFGAPAVGGVATELGEHREIRAPEAAALLCAAESVIITPGYGMAVAQAQYGVAALTERLRERGVRVRYGVHPVAGRLPGHMNVLLAEAKVPYDVVLDLDEINADFASTSVVLVIGANDTVNPAAEEPDSPLAGMPVLRVWEAGQVVVFKRSMASGYAGVPNPLFFRENTAMLFGDAKEGVEGILRAL, translated from the coding sequence ATGACCGTCGCGACCGCCGCGCAGGGCGCGTACATCGTCGCCGCGCTGCTCTTCGTCCTCGCTCTCGCGGGGCTCTCGAAGCACGAGACCGCTCGTGCGGGGAACGGCTTCGGCATGGCCGGGATGGCGCTGGCCCTGCTCGCCACCGTCGCGCTGGCGGCGGACCGGGACATCGAGGCGAGCGGTACGGGGCTCCTCGTGGTCGCCGCCGTGCTCGGCGCGCTCTTCGGGCTGCGCAGGGCCCGCGCGGTCGAGATGACGGCCATGCCCGAACTCATCGCGCTGCTGCACAGTTTCGTCGGTCTCGCCGCCGTCCTCGTGGGCTGGAACGGCCACCTCCAGGTCGAGGCGCACCCGGGCGGTGCCGAGGCGCGGGCGCTGAGCGAACTCGGGACGCTCGGCATCCACCACGCCGAAGTACTCATCGGCGTGAGCGTCGGGGCCGTCACCGTCACCGGGTCCCTCGTCGCGTTCCTCAAGCTCTCGGCGCGGATCGCCTCGGCGCCGCTCTCGCTGCCGGGCAAGAACGCGTACAACCTCGGCTCCCTGCTCGTCCTGCTCGGCCTGATCGCCTGGTACGTGGCCGCTCCGCACCTCGCGCTCCTGATCGCCGCCACCGCGCTCGCCCTGCTGCTCGGCTGGCACCTCGTCGCCTCGATCGGCGGCGGGGACATGCCCGTCGTCGTCTCGATGCTCAACAGCTACTCGGGGTGGGCCGCGGCGGCCTCCGGCTTCCTGCTGGAGAACGATCTGCTGATCATCACGGGCGCGCTCGTCGGCTCGTCGGGCGCCTACCTGTCGTACGTCATGTGCAAGGCCATGAACCGCTCCTTCCTCTCCGTCATCGCGGGCGGCTTCGGCGCCCCCGCGGTGGGAGGCGTGGCGACGGAGCTGGGCGAGCACCGCGAGATCCGGGCACCGGAGGCCGCCGCGCTCCTGTGCGCCGCCGAGTCCGTGATCATCACCCCCGGCTACGGCATGGCCGTCGCGCAGGCGCAGTACGGCGTCGCCGCGCTGACCGAGCGGCTGCGCGAGCGCGGCGTGCGCGTCCGGTACGGGGTGCACCCCGTGGCGGGACGGCTGCCGGGGCACATGAACGTGCTGCTCGCCGAGGCCAAGGTGCCCTACGACGTCGTCCTCGACCTCGACGAGATCAACGCCGACTTCGCGAGCACCTCCGTCGTCCTTGTGATCGGCGCCAACGACACCGTCAACCCTGCGGCGGAGGAGCCCGACAGCCCGCTCGCCGGGATGCCCGTCCTGCGGGTGTGGGAAGCCGGGCAGGTCGTCGTCTTCAAGCGCTCCATGGCCTCCGGCTACGCGGGCGTGCCGAACCCGCTCTTCTTCCGCGAGAACACGGCGATGCTCTTCGGCGACGCGAAGGAGGGGGTGGAGGGCATCCTCCGTGCCCTCTGA
- a CDS encoding Re/Si-specific NAD(P)(+) transhydrogenase subunit alpha: MLIGVVREDVAGETRVAATPESVARLRELGYEVVVEPGAGEHAGFPDAAYAEAGARTGAARGADVVLAVRTPPLDGLRAGATLVGLLDPAHEPERLAELARRGITALAMEAVPRISRAQSLDVLSSTANIAGYRAVVEAAHALGRLFGGQVTAAGKTPPATVLVAGAGVAGLAAIGTAGALGAVVRATDPRPEVAEQVRSLGGEYLPVAPAGEEGAGTGYAREMGAEYRAREAELYARECAGADVVITTALVPGRPAPRLLTAGTVAAMKPGSVIVDMAAASGGNVAGTVPGERVVTPGGVVILGYTDLAGRLPGQASRLYANNLVALLTLLTPDRDGTLVLDTDDIVQRSIAVVRAGEVHWPPPPVPVSATPAPPAEAERTAPAEAAPAPPPRRGRRYALAALAAALLLLGGATAPAAFLGHLTVFALAVVIGFYVIGNVHHALHTPLMSVTNAISGIVVVGALLQIGHGDTAVTVLAALAILLACVNIFGGFAVTRRMLGMFFGSGS; the protein is encoded by the coding sequence GTGCTGATCGGTGTGGTGCGGGAGGACGTGGCGGGGGAGACCCGGGTCGCGGCCACGCCCGAATCCGTCGCCCGCTTGCGGGAGTTGGGCTACGAGGTGGTGGTCGAACCCGGAGCGGGGGAACACGCCGGGTTCCCCGACGCCGCCTACGCGGAGGCGGGCGCCCGCACCGGGGCGGCGCGCGGGGCGGATGTCGTACTCGCCGTGCGGACACCACCGTTGGACGGACTGCGGGCCGGGGCGACCCTCGTCGGGCTCCTCGATCCCGCGCACGAGCCCGAGCGGCTGGCGGAGCTGGCCCGGCGCGGGATCACCGCGCTCGCGATGGAGGCGGTGCCCCGTATCTCCCGGGCGCAGTCGCTCGACGTGCTCTCCTCGACCGCGAACATCGCCGGGTACCGGGCCGTCGTCGAAGCGGCGCACGCGCTCGGGCGGTTGTTCGGCGGACAGGTCACGGCGGCGGGCAAGACACCGCCCGCGACGGTGCTCGTGGCGGGCGCGGGCGTCGCCGGGCTCGCGGCGATCGGTACGGCGGGTGCTCTGGGCGCTGTCGTACGGGCCACCGACCCGCGCCCCGAGGTCGCCGAGCAGGTCCGCTCGCTCGGCGGTGAGTACCTGCCCGTCGCCCCGGCGGGCGAGGAGGGGGCCGGGACCGGCTACGCGCGCGAGATGGGCGCGGAATACCGGGCCCGGGAAGCCGAGTTGTACGCGCGCGAGTGTGCCGGGGCCGACGTCGTCATCACCACCGCGCTCGTCCCCGGGCGGCCCGCGCCCCGCCTGCTCACCGCCGGGACCGTGGCCGCGATGAAGCCCGGTAGCGTCATCGTCGACATGGCGGCGGCGAGCGGCGGCAACGTGGCCGGGACCGTGCCGGGCGAGCGCGTCGTGACCCCTGGGGGCGTCGTGATCCTCGGGTACACCGACCTCGCGGGCCGCCTCCCCGGCCAGGCATCGCGCCTCTACGCCAACAACCTCGTCGCCCTCCTCACCCTCCTCACCCCGGACCGGGACGGCACACTCGTCCTCGACACGGACGACATCGTGCAGCGCTCCATCGCCGTGGTCCGCGCGGGCGAGGTGCACTGGCCGCCGCCCCCCGTCCCCGTATCGGCGACACCCGCCCCACCCGCCGAAGCGGAGCGGACGGCACCCGCCGAAGCCGCTCCCGCGCCTCCGCCCCGGCGCGGACGCCGCTACGCCCTCGCCGCCCTGGCCGCCGCCCTGCTCCTGCTCGGCGGGGCCACCGCGCCGGCCGCCTTCCTCGGGCACCTGACCGTCTTCGCGCTCGCCGTCGTCATCGGCTTCTACGTGATCGGCAACGTCCACCACGCGCTGCACACCCCGCTCATGTCGGTCACCAACGCGATCTCGGGGATCGTCGTCGTGGGCGCGCTGCTCCAGATCGGGCACGGCGACACCGCCGTCACGGTGCTCGCGGCCCTCGCGATTCTGCTCGCCTGCGTCAACATCTTCGGCGGCTTCGCCGTCACCCGCCGCATGCTCGGCATGTTCTTCGGGAGCGGGTCATGA